The genomic window GCCTCGGCGGAGGTCGACCAGCCGGTGCCGGCGGGCTATACGCTGGCGGTGCTGGGGGCGGACGAGTTGGAACGCAGGTTGGCCGCCGGAACGGCGCCGGCGTCAATCGGCATCCCCGGACGTTTGGCCGACGGTCGCCAAAATCTGATCGCGGCCTTTTCCGGAGGCCAGGTCGCCGCCTACGTATGGTTGGCGCGTGACTGGGTGTCGGCCGAGGAAAACTTCAGCCGCAGCCGGCATTTGGGGACCAGTTTGCAGCTGCCCGAGGGGGCCGTGTTTGTGCACACCGCATTCACCGAACCGGCTCATCGCGGACGAAGACTGTTGGGCGGCATGCTGGGCTGGGCCCGGGCCGGTGGCGTGGTCGGTGCGGAGCGGATGTTCGCCACCATGGACTGGACCAACGAACCCTCACGAAGGGCCTTCAAACACCTCGGCTTCCAGCCGCTGGGGTTGATCTACCGGATGGGCCGCGGAGTGATTCAGTGCAGTCTGTACCCGGCGGCGGCCGCGGAGCTGGGATTGCAGGTCGCGACCCGCTGCGGAGGGGTGCGGCTGGCTGTCGGCTGATGGCCCTGTGGATCTTTAGTGGAACGCTGTTTTTTGCTAGCAATGCCCTAAGTGGTTATGGCATAATGGATTGCGAATATGAAAGGTTCGTTAATTTAAGGCGAAGCCCAATCGCTCGACAGCTTTTCCACCGATCGTCAAACTGCGTGTGCAGGCGTTGGCCCGGCGTTGCCGAGGATGGAAACCATGGGCTTTGCAGGCCGGGACGCGGTTGTTCGAGGCCCGCCAAATATTCCACTGCCAGACTGTTTGACTCCATTGCTAGCTGCCATACAATTCCCGCCTGTCGTCACCCAACGAAGGAACAAATCAGGGGCCATGTTGCCGCCCAGCGGAGCTCGGTTGTGCGCTTCTAGCCACGATGCTTTCGGCTGCCCCTATAGACTGGATTGGGTTCACTATTCGCTACTGGCCATCGTCCATGAGGGAGGGTTGCGCTACCGGTATGCACCAGCTGAATCAAGCAGGTGGCATGGATGTCGCTGAAGAACTCAAGGATGCGCTGCGCCAGCGGATGGGCGCCGATCGCTACGCCCTCTGGTTTGGGCAAGGCGTGGCATTACAAGCGGACACCGGGGGCGTTATCGTCACGGCGGACAATTCGTTTGCGGCCGATCGTTTGCGGGCTCGCCATTTCGCCGACTTGCGTGCCGCGGCACGTGCGGTGTGTGGCCCTGAGGCCGACGTTAAGATCGTCTGCGCCGAGCCGGCGGCGGCCCCTGGGGTGTCTCCAGCCCAGGCGGGTTCCCAACCAGACAACTCTGACCCAGGCAACTCCGACCCAGGCACGTTTAACCCAGGCGATTCCGACCCAGGCGATTCCGACTCGACGTATACCCAAACCGATGGCCCCCACTTCGGGCCGACTGTCGCCGGTGGTTCGCATCGGCAGCCCGGCCGCGCAGCGGAAGCGACGGTGCAAGCCGAGTGTTTGCCCGCTTTTGGCGAGCCGGCAGCGATGAGTGAAGCGCAACCGCGTGGAGCGCGGCGGACCCGTGGAGGTCCTCGGACATTGTCGATGCCGAGCAACGCCGGTGGCAAAGCCCCAGCGGCTCGCTCGGCCGCCGAACAAACGGGGCAGGCGGCTGCCACGACGCGGTGGGCGATGTCGCTAAGCCGATTTGTGGTCGGGGAGAGCAATGAGTTGGCGCATACGGCGACGCGGATGATCGTCGAGCAGCCGGGGTCGGCATCGCCGGTGTTCTTCTGGGGGCCTTCGGGCACGGGAAAAACGCATTTATTGACCGGCGTGCGTGATTGTCTGCGTCGCAAGCACCGTTTGCCACGCGTCATTCAGTTGACCGCTGAAGACTTTACCAACGACTTTACCACGGCCCTCCGCGGCAGCGGCTTGCCGGCATTTCGTCGTCGTTATCGCGACGTGGATGCTTTATTGGTCGACGATGTGCAGTTTTTTGGCGGCAACAAGCGGGCCACATTGCGAGAGTTATTGCACACCGTGGATGCTTTGCTGCGAACCCGCAAACAGCTGGTGTTTGCGGCCGACCGCCCGCCGATGGAGATCGACGGATTGCCGGCCGAGCTGGCGGGCCGGTTAAGCGGTGGGATGATGTGCAGTATCCGCCCCTTGGACGTGGCTTCACGCCGGGCGGTATTGCAGCAGTTTGCCGCAATGGTAGGATTGGAATTGCCCGAAACGTTGCTGACTCCCTTGTCCGAAGCGGCCACGGGCGACGGACGCGTGTTGTCGGGTTTGGTCAATCAGATCCGTGCCTATGCTCAGATGCGAGGCCAGCTGCCGAGTTGGCAACAGGTGCTCGATTCGGCAGCCGGAGAGTTGCTGCGGTCGGCCGCGCCGATCATTGGGATGGGAGATATTCAGAAAGCGGTTTGCGATGCGTTTGGTCTGCCCAGCGGGACGCTGCAGTCGCGTGGCCAGCAGCGAAGTGTCAGTCAGCCGCGGATGTTGGCGATGTATCTGGCACGCCAGTACACGCGAGCCGCTTACAGCGAGATCGGTGGATACTTTGGCAACCGCAGTCACTCCACGGTGATCGCGGCCACCAAACGGGTGGAAGGCTGGTTGAGCCCTGAGACGGGGGCCGCGGGGGAAACGCCTGAAGCGATGCGGATTCGTCAAGCGGCCGCGGCGATCGAAAACATGTTGCGTACCGGATAGGAAGCTTCCAAAGGAATGGCTGAGATGATTGCAGGTGGAGACGACCGCGAACGTTCACGGAAAAAGAAGAAGACCCCCGCCAGTGAAATCCTGCAGCGGGAGGTGCCCTTTGATCGCGAAGCGGAAATGGGCGTGCTGGGCAGTATCTTGTTACTGCCGGAAGTCTGCGACGATCTGGCTTCGGTGCTCCGCAACGACGACTTCTACGACGATGCCAATCGCAAGTTGTTCACCCATCTGCGGGAGATGCATGACGAAGGCGAAAAGATCGACGTCACGCTGTTGGTCTCGCGTCTGAAGAAGGCCGAAGAGTACGAAGCGATCGGCGGGGCGGCTTATCTGGGCCGCTTGGCGGCGGCGGTGCCCAACGCCGCGCATGCCGTCTACTACGCCAAAATCGTGGCCGAGAAAGCCACTTACCGCAAACTGATCGAAGCCGGCACGGATATTCTTCGCGACGCTTACGAGCAGACGCACGAAGCTCGCGACCTGGTGGCCCAGGCCGAACAACGCGTGTTCTCGATCATGGACGGCCGCTCCACCCAGTCGGTCAACAGTATCGCCGACATCCTGCATGAGTCGATGGACCGCATCGACGCTCGTATGTGCAACGAGCATACCGAGGGCACGGTCGAAACCGGCTACATCGACTTTGACGCCATGACCGGCGGCTTTCACCAGGGGGAATTGATCATCCTGGCGGCTCGACCGAGTATGGGTAAAACCGCATTTGCGATGAACATCGCGGAAAACATCTCGCTCGGCAGCCAAGTCCCGGCACTGTTTATCAGCTTGGAAATGTCGGGCGTGGAATTGGCTGACCGAATGTTGTGTTCGCTGGCCCGAGTCAACGGTCACCGCCTGCGGTCCGGCGACATCACGGCCGAAGAGCGGGGGCGGCTGATGCAGAAGGCCAACGAAGTCAGCCACTCACCGTTCTACGTCGACGACTCGCCCAGCCGAACGGTCAGCGAAATCGCCGCCGGAGCTCGCCGCATCGTCCGTCGTGATGGTGCCTTGGGTTTGATCGTGATCGACTACCTACAACTGATTGAACCGGATAACTCGCGCGATCCCCGGCAGGAACAAGTCGCCAAAATCGCTCGACGACTAAAAGGGATGGCGCGTGAACTGAAAGTCCCCGTGTTATGCCTCAGCCAGCTGAACCGGCAAGCCGAAGACAGCAAAGACCATCGACCGAAGCTCAGTCACCTGCGGGAATCGGGGGCTATCGAGCAGGATGCCGACGTGGTGATGTTTGTGCATCGCGAAGAATATTACCAACGCGGTGAAGAACGCGAGCAGTACGCCGGACAAGCGGAAATCATCATCGCCAAGCAGCGTAATGGTCCGGTTGGCGAAGTCGAACTGACGTGGGAAAAGAACTACACCCGGTTCCAGAACAAAGCTCCCGACCGTCACGACGAATTCGACGAGTACGCCGAATACCAAGCCCCCAGCGGTTTTTAGCCCCGCCCCCCGTAGCATGACTCTCTGAGTCGTGTACAGCACCCCACGTAGCATGGGCCCCCGGCCCGTGCATCTTCCAGCCCGACAATTCGCAGAACTGCTACAGGCCTACACGACTCGGAGAGTCATGCTACGGGGCTGCGCGCTTTTCACGCTTACTTCAGCGCTGCCAGGGCGGCGTCGTAGTTGGGTTCGTCGGCGGTTTCGGCGACCAATTCCGTGTGCACGACTTTGCCGTTTTCGTCGATCACTACGACCGATCGCGCCAACAGTCCGGCCAGCGGTCCGTCTTCGATCTGCACGCCGTAGGTGCGGCCGAATTCACCGCTGCGGAAATCCGACGCGGAGATGACGTTGTCCAGACCTTCACCGCCACAGAATCGCTTTTGCGCAAACGGCAGGTCGCGGGAAACACACAGCACGGCCGTGTTATCCAACCCGTTGGCTTCCTGGTTAAAGCGTTTGACGCTGAGCGCACAGGTAGGGGTATCGATGCTGGGGAAGATGTTCAGGACCACGCGTTTGCCGGCGTAATCGCTGTTGGTGGTTTCCGAAAGATCGATCTTGGTCAAGCTGATGGCCGGTGCATCGGATCCGACAGCCGGCAGATCGCCGTTGGTGTGAAAGGGGTTGCCTTTGAGTTTGAAATCGGCCATGGAAGGCTCCGTGGGAAGGAAGGATCGTCTGCGTAACACATCAGGGCACGGTTATTCCGTGAAAAGCCGCTGCTGTCAACCAGCACACTCGGTCTTGTATTTCCCGGCGATCGTTTAGACTGTTGCCAAGGCCCCGTATGCAACCTGCCGGGAACTCCATGAACCAACCGGGAACTCCATGAATTTCGCATTGCTGAGCCGCTTGCTGGGAGCGGTCTGTCTGCTGATCGGGGGCTCGATGGTGTTCAGTTTACCCTGGGCCTTTCCCGGTTTGGCCGATCGCAAATTCGCACCGGCGGCCGACGCGGTCGAGTGGCGGGCTCTGGTGGGCTTTCTGGCCAGCATGCTGATCTGCGGGGTGTTGGGAGCCGTGTTGCGGCGGCTCGGCCGAGGCTCACGCGGCCACACGCTGTACCGCAAGGAGGCGATGGCGATCGTGGGGCTCAGCTGGGTGATGGCCACGATCCTGGGCGCCATGCCGATCTATTTCAGCGATACCTATATCGCCCCGGAGCGGCCGATCACGTTTGTCGAAGCGATGTTCGAGGCTCAATCGGGCTTTAGCACGACCGGCGCGACCACGCTGACGGATCTGGAAAACCCGGACCTGGTTTCGCACTGTGTGTTGTTTTGGCGGAGCTGGACGCATTTCCTGGGCGGGCTGGGAATTGTGGTCTTGTTTGTAGCCATCCTGGGGCAGGGGTCGGCCGGCAAAGCCATGATGCGGGCCGAGATGCCGGGGCCCAGCAAGGAGGGCAGTATGCCGCGGATGCAGCACACGGCGTTGGTGTTTGCCGCCATCTACATCGGCTTAAACGCGATCCTGGCCGTCATCTATTTGGCCGAAGGGATGACGGTTTTCGACAGCCTCTGCCACGCCTTTGGAACCATGGCGACCGGGGGCTTCAGTACCTACAACGCCAGCCTCGGCCGCTTCGACAGCGCCCTGATCGAATACACCACGATCCTGTTTATGATCCTCGCGGGCACCAATTTTACGCTGCTATATTTCTGTTCCATCGGCCGCCCCCGGCGGCTCTGGCGTGATATGGAATTCCAAACCTTCGTAGGGATCATCGCGGTGGTCACGGCCGGCGTGATTTTCTTTGGCATCAGCAACCAAGACGAAAAATTCGAAACTGGCGGTTCGGCTCTGCGGTACGGCATGTTCCAAGTCGTCTCGGTGATCACTACCACCGGCTATGGCACGGCCGACTTTGACAGCTGGAATAATTTTGGCCGCGGGGCGTTGCTGTTGTTGATGTTTGTCGGCGGCTGCGCAGGCAGCACCGGCGGCGGGATGAAAGTCATCCGCCACATCTTATTCGTTAAGATATTACGGTTGGAAATCGAACGAGCCCATCGGCCACGCGTTGTGCGGCTGTTGCGAGTCGGTGGACAAGCGGTGGACGATCCTGATTTGGCGCCCGGCATCATGTTGTATTTTTGTTTGTTCTTGGCGCTGTTTGTGAGCTCCTGGATGCTGTTGGTAACGCTGGAACCGGATCGTACCTGGGGCGTTGTCCGGACCAGCGACGGCGCCGCGGCGGTGGCCAACGATACCGACAACCCGGCTCTGGTCCAGCCGCCGGTGATCGAAACCCCGCAGCAGCGATTGCAGAGCACGCTGGACGAAAAACTGCTCGATTCCGCCAGCGCGGTCGCCGCCACGTTGAACAACATCGGTCCCGGACTGGGCGTGGTCGGAGCCACCAAAAACTATGCCGGTTTCAGCCAGCCGGCTAAAATGCTGTTTGTCTGGCTGATGATGCTGGGGCGAGTGGAATTGTTTAGCGTACTGGTCCTGCTTTCTCCCAACTTTTGGCGTCGGCACTAGACATGATTCATCTGACCGTAATCTGCTCGGGCATGTCGGTCGCAACCTACGAGTTGCCGGAGGTGGAGATCGGACGTCAGCAGGATGGCGAGCCGCCGCCGTTTGAGATGCACACCGGCAAGGGCGTCCCACGGGTGATTGTGGCGGCCAACGCCAATCGTTATTTCCCCCGCAAACTGCTGCGGTTGAGTGTGGAAGAAAACGATCTGGTGGTTCGTAATCTGCACGAACACGTGGATTTCGAAATCGATGGCGTGGGCACGATGGCCCCGGGTGACGTTCGCTCTTTCTCCCGGCCGATCCGCATCCAGGTCTCGCCCTCAATCGCGTTGGAAGTGCACAACGATATCTGGAGTGCGCGTACGCAGCACGCCACCCGCATCGATGATCGCATCGAGTCGAACGACGCATCGGCGCCAATGATGTCGTTTACGCGAATGGTCACCGACCGCGATATCGGTGGCCGCAGCGAAGCCGTGGTGCAGTTGTTGAGGCTGGTGCTACAAATCCGCGAACATGCCGCAGGTTCCGACGAATTCTTCCATGCCGCCACCCATGCCGCGGCCAAGGCCCTGGAGCTGGATCGGGCGATGGTGATGATGCGGCGGGGTGAGGGCTGGGAATGTGTGGCCGAATACCCCCGCCCCCAAGCCGACGCGGATACCGCCGTGACGCGTCCCTTCAGCCAGACGCTGCTGTGTTCCATGTTGTTAAACGGCAAAACGGAATTCTTCGAACCCACGACGGCGCAGGGCGGCGATATGGCGCTGCAATCGTTGGTTAACCTCGATCGCGGCGTGGCCACTCCGCTGATCGGCGAACATCACCAGGTGATCGGTGCCCTGTGTGGCGACCGTATTCAACAAACCTTGGGCAGCCCGCCGATCTCGGCACTGGAAGCGACGCTGCTGGAAGTTATCGCCGAAACGGTGTCCTCCGGTTTAGCGCGGCGTCGCGAAGAAGAAAATCGCACGCGGCTGGAACAGTTTTTTACCTCCCGTGTGGCCGATCAATTACAGGACAACCCGCGTCTGCTGGAAGGCCACGACGCCACCGTGACGGTGCTGTTTTGCGACATCCGCGGCTTCAGCACGATCACTCAGCGGTTGGGCGCCACCAAAACCATCCTCTGGATCAACGACGTGTTGACCGAATTGAGCGAATGTGTGTTGCAGCACGATGGCGTGCTGGTCGACTACGTGGGCGACGAACTGCTGGCCATGTGGGGCGCCCCGGGCCCACAAGCCGATCATGCCCAACGAGCGGTCGCGGCGGCAATCGACATGCTGGCCAAGCGGCGACCGCTGAGCGACCGCTGGCACGATGTGGTCGTCGAAGAATTCGGGTTCGGCATCGGGCTTAGCACTGGCCAGGCTCGGGTTGGCAATACCGGCTCGCAGCTGAAATTTAAATACGGCCCGCTGGGAAGTACGGTTAATATCGGCAGCCGTTTTCAGGGCGCCACCAAGTACTTTCGGGTCCCGGCGCTGGCCACCGAACGCACGGTGGAAGCCATGGCCCCGGCCAGCTACCGACGGCTGGGGCAAATCCAAGTGGTCGGCATCCCCGAGCCCTTGATGGCGTTTGAGATCGGCGACAACAGCGCGGCCGAGTTCGCCGAATTGAAGGAGCAATACGAAGCGGCCTTGGATGCCTTCGAAGCTCAGCGGTTCTTCGAAGCCGCTCGCCGACTCTCGTCGTTGTTGGAACGATTTCCCAAAGACGCTCCCACGGTTCTGCTACTCAGCCGCGTCGTCGATCAACTAGCCCGCCCCGGCGACCAGTTCAGCCCCGTCTGGAAACTAGAAGGCAAATAGGGGCAAACACGCACCGCCCGCTTCCGCTGGGCATCAGCCGCGAAGCGGCGGCGTCATGTAGCCATGGGCGCCAGCCCATGGAAACATTCTCCCGCTGCTCCGCTGCTATGCTTCGCCGCCCGCGGCCGCGCGATGGCGGCGTAGAACCGCCGCTGCGATGGCGGCCGCGAGCAATTCCACGGCCAGGAACAACAGTCTCGCCAACAGGGCTGCGGTCAGTGCTTCGGCGGCCCCGATTCGCGGCGCCAACACGGCCGCCAAAATCCATTCACGCACTCCCGCACCGCCGGGCAGCAGCGAAACAAACCCCGCCACCACAGCCAGAGCCATGGCGGCCGATGCCAACAAAAGATCGTCGCCCGATGCGGTCGGCACCAGTGAATAGACAATCAATGCAAAAGCCGCACCGATCAGAATCCAGGTCAGCGACATCCAGAACCAACCGGCCGCAAACGTCTTCCCATCATACGCCTCCAATGGCACGTCGCCGGGTTTCGCGCGGCGGCTGTTGGCGATTCGCACTACCGCACGGAACAAGGGCGGGATCGTGGGGATCGAGGCGGACAAGACCAATCCGCAGGCCAGAGCCACCAGCCAGCCGGGCACGTCCGCAAACGCGATCACGATTCCAGCTAGTGCGCCGCCGGTGGCCATCATCGTCAGCGTTTCAATGAACACCGCCACCGTGGCGGGCAGCGGTCGCACGCCCGGGCCGGCGATCGCCCCCACCCGCAGCACCACCACCATGGCCTTGCCCGGCACGTATTTTCCCAAATGGCCCTGTACATGAGCCGCCACGGCGGGCCACAAGCCCACTGGTACGGCGAACCGCCGCAACACAAAGAACCAGTAGATGCCTGCCGGCAACAAAGCCAACGCGTAACTACATCCTGCCAGGGCCAGCGCCGGCCAGCGGATCTGCAGCAGCAGTTGCCGTTTGGCGGGATCCTGCGAAAACTCACGCAGGGCATCGCGGAGGGTAAGCGAAAGTCCGATCACCACGATCAAAATCACCACCATCCGCGCGATCGATTTCCAATGTTTCCGCACACCAAGACTTTGCAAGAATTTCCGAATCGGATGGTTAGCCTGCCCGCCGCTCGATCGTTAGGTTATAAACCCCAGCAGCCAAACGGCAAACCGCCGCGCGGCGCAGCGCTCGACCGCGTCCACTTACTTGGAATCGAAAGACAACCATCCCCATGAGCGATCCTCACGAAAGCGTCCCGCCGACCGCCGATGCGCCGAGCGAATCGGCCGCCAATACGCTGCTCGGCAGTTCGATCTCGCGTTTGATTTCGGTAGCGGTTTTAATCGTCGTGATCGTAGCCATTGGGATCCTGTTTTACCGTGTGATGGTGGGCTTCTTTGTGCCGCTCTTTCTAGCGGCTCTATTAGTCGTCATTTTTCGTCCCTTGCATACCTGGTTCTGTGAGCGCTCCGGCCAGCGTCCGCGGTTGGCCGCGATGTTAACCACCGGAACGATCTTGCTGATCGTCTTGATTCCCGCCGCCTTGGTGCTGACGATTGGCGCCGCGCAGGGCACGCGTTTGTTGTCAGGCGTCAACTCCCAGAACATCACCCTGGCGATCGGCCGCGCCCGCGACACCTTTGGGCTGTCGATGCAGGCCCCCGAGGTGCATCGCCAGCTGAACGTGATGATCGACCAATTGGCTGACAAACAGGATCTGCCGACCATCCAAGCTCGGCTTGCGGAGGTCGAACAGTTAAGCGAAAAGCTGCGCGACACCTACAAAGACACTCCCCAATTCACCGCTGAACTATTCGAGCAATTGGACGAGCTGCTGCAGCGACTGCGCGCCCAGGCGATCGAGATGGATGCCCCGACCGCCAACGTCGAACGGGCTGACGTCGCTCCGGCAAACGCGGTCCTGGAACTGATCGGTGAACCAATGCTGGAACAGGATTCCGGCGGACCTCCGGCGACCAGCGACTGGCAGCGGTGGCAGGATTATCAGCAAACCCTGGTTGAAATCGATGATACCAACGGCCGTTTGCAAAACCAGATGTTGGGGGGAGCGATTCGAGCGGAATTGAAACTGCTGGCCAATCCGTCGGACGAAGCCATCCATATCGGTTTGGTGCGCGGCCGGCAGTACCTACAGGGACA from Roseimaritima ulvae includes these protein-coding regions:
- the tpx gene encoding thiol peroxidase; amino-acid sequence: MADFKLKGNPFHTNGDLPAVGSDAPAISLTKIDLSETTNSDYAGKRVVLNIFPSIDTPTCALSVKRFNQEANGLDNTAVLCVSRDLPFAQKRFCGGEGLDNVISASDFRSGEFGRTYGVQIEDGPLAGLLARSVVVIDENGKVVHTELVAETADEPNYDAALAALK
- a CDS encoding DnaA ATPase domain-containing protein — translated: MHQLNQAGGMDVAEELKDALRQRMGADRYALWFGQGVALQADTGGVIVTADNSFAADRLRARHFADLRAAARAVCGPEADVKIVCAEPAAAPGVSPAQAGSQPDNSDPGNSDPGTFNPGDSDPGDSDSTYTQTDGPHFGPTVAGGSHRQPGRAAEATVQAECLPAFGEPAAMSEAQPRGARRTRGGPRTLSMPSNAGGKAPAARSAAEQTGQAAATTRWAMSLSRFVVGESNELAHTATRMIVEQPGSASPVFFWGPSGTGKTHLLTGVRDCLRRKHRLPRVIQLTAEDFTNDFTTALRGSGLPAFRRRYRDVDALLVDDVQFFGGNKRATLRELLHTVDALLRTRKQLVFAADRPPMEIDGLPAELAGRLSGGMMCSIRPLDVASRRAVLQQFAAMVGLELPETLLTPLSEAATGDGRVLSGLVNQIRAYAQMRGQLPSWQQVLDSAAGELLRSAAPIIGMGDIQKAVCDAFGLPSGTLQSRGQQRSVSQPRMLAMYLARQYTRAAYSEIGGYFGNRSHSTVIAATKRVEGWLSPETGAAGETPEAMRIRQAAAAIENMLRTG
- a CDS encoding GNAT family N-acetyltransferase; protein product: MSLIQSSLRAAYRGIRRAAVLDVKRLLHLPASAEVDQPVPAGYTLAVLGADELERRLAAGTAPASIGIPGRLADGRQNLIAAFSGGQVAAYVWLARDWVSAEENFSRSRHLGTSLQLPEGAVFVHTAFTEPAHRGRRLLGGMLGWARAGGVVGAERMFATMDWTNEPSRRAFKHLGFQPLGLIYRMGRGVIQCSLYPAAAAELGLQVATRCGGVRLAVG
- a CDS encoding lysylphosphatidylglycerol synthase domain-containing protein yields the protein MRKHWKSIARMVVILIVVIGLSLTLRDALREFSQDPAKRQLLLQIRWPALALAGCSYALALLPAGIYWFFVLRRFAVPVGLWPAVAAHVQGHLGKYVPGKAMVVVLRVGAIAGPGVRPLPATVAVFIETLTMMATGGALAGIVIAFADVPGWLVALACGLVLSASIPTIPPLFRAVVRIANSRRAKPGDVPLEAYDGKTFAAGWFWMSLTWILIGAAFALIVYSLVPTASGDDLLLASAAMALAVVAGFVSLLPGGAGVREWILAAVLAPRIGAAEALTAALLARLLFLAVELLAAAIAAAVLRRHRAAAGGEA
- a CDS encoding TrkH family potassium uptake protein, which encodes MNFALLSRLLGAVCLLIGGSMVFSLPWAFPGLADRKFAPAADAVEWRALVGFLASMLICGVLGAVLRRLGRGSRGHTLYRKEAMAIVGLSWVMATILGAMPIYFSDTYIAPERPITFVEAMFEAQSGFSTTGATTLTDLENPDLVSHCVLFWRSWTHFLGGLGIVVLFVAILGQGSAGKAMMRAEMPGPSKEGSMPRMQHTALVFAAIYIGLNAILAVIYLAEGMTVFDSLCHAFGTMATGGFSTYNASLGRFDSALIEYTTILFMILAGTNFTLLYFCSIGRPRRLWRDMEFQTFVGIIAVVTAGVIFFGISNQDEKFETGGSALRYGMFQVVSVITTTGYGTADFDSWNNFGRGALLLLMFVGGCAGSTGGGMKVIRHILFVKILRLEIERAHRPRVVRLLRVGGQAVDDPDLAPGIMLYFCLFLALFVSSWMLLVTLEPDRTWGVVRTSDGAAAVANDTDNPALVQPPVIETPQQRLQSTLDEKLLDSASAVAATLNNIGPGLGVVGATKNYAGFSQPAKMLFVWLMMLGRVELFSVLVLLSPNFWRRH
- the dnaB gene encoding replicative DNA helicase — translated: MIAGGDDRERSRKKKKTPASEILQREVPFDREAEMGVLGSILLLPEVCDDLASVLRNDDFYDDANRKLFTHLREMHDEGEKIDVTLLVSRLKKAEEYEAIGGAAYLGRLAAAVPNAAHAVYYAKIVAEKATYRKLIEAGTDILRDAYEQTHEARDLVAQAEQRVFSIMDGRSTQSVNSIADILHESMDRIDARMCNEHTEGTVETGYIDFDAMTGGFHQGELIILAARPSMGKTAFAMNIAENISLGSQVPALFISLEMSGVELADRMLCSLARVNGHRLRSGDITAEERGRLMQKANEVSHSPFYVDDSPSRTVSEIAAGARRIVRRDGALGLIVIDYLQLIEPDNSRDPRQEQVAKIARRLKGMARELKVPVLCLSQLNRQAEDSKDHRPKLSHLRESGAIEQDADVVMFVHREEYYQRGEEREQYAGQAEIIIAKQRNGPVGEVELTWEKNYTRFQNKAPDRHDEFDEYAEYQAPSGF
- a CDS encoding AI-2E family transporter encodes the protein MSDPHESVPPTADAPSESAANTLLGSSISRLISVAVLIVVIVAIGILFYRVMVGFFVPLFLAALLVVIFRPLHTWFCERSGQRPRLAAMLTTGTILLIVLIPAALVLTIGAAQGTRLLSGVNSQNITLAIGRARDTFGLSMQAPEVHRQLNVMIDQLADKQDLPTIQARLAEVEQLSEKLRDTYKDTPQFTAELFEQLDELLQRLRAQAIEMDAPTANVERADVAPANAVLELIGEPMLEQDSGGPPATSDWQRWQDYQQTLVEIDDTNGRLQNQMLGGAIRAELKLLANPSDEAIHIGLVRGRQYLQGQLPSVASATTGFLFHIVFGLVVLVIAIYFFLLDGPTMTRTMMRLSPLDDAYEERLLVEFDRTSRAVVLATILSALTQGVLAAFGYYVAGLDSVVLLFLATTFMALIPFLGAMSVWLPCVLWLGFVDQRWGAAIGLAIWGALVVSTIDNVIKVFILHGHSQLHPLLALLSVLGGVQVFGPVGILVGPMIVVFLQTLLEILHHELMKDREPETAV
- a CDS encoding adenylate/guanylate cyclase domain-containing protein, which encodes MIHLTVICSGMSVATYELPEVEIGRQQDGEPPPFEMHTGKGVPRVIVAANANRYFPRKLLRLSVEENDLVVRNLHEHVDFEIDGVGTMAPGDVRSFSRPIRIQVSPSIALEVHNDIWSARTQHATRIDDRIESNDASAPMMSFTRMVTDRDIGGRSEAVVQLLRLVLQIREHAAGSDEFFHAATHAAAKALELDRAMVMMRRGEGWECVAEYPRPQADADTAVTRPFSQTLLCSMLLNGKTEFFEPTTAQGGDMALQSLVNLDRGVATPLIGEHHQVIGALCGDRIQQTLGSPPISALEATLLEVIAETVSSGLARRREEENRTRLEQFFTSRVADQLQDNPRLLEGHDATVTVLFCDIRGFSTITQRLGATKTILWINDVLTELSECVLQHDGVLVDYVGDELLAMWGAPGPQADHAQRAVAAAIDMLAKRRPLSDRWHDVVVEEFGFGIGLSTGQARVGNTGSQLKFKYGPLGSTVNIGSRFQGATKYFRVPALATERTVEAMAPASYRRLGQIQVVGIPEPLMAFEIGDNSAAEFAELKEQYEAALDAFEAQRFFEAARRLSSLLERFPKDAPTVLLLSRVVDQLARPGDQFSPVWKLEGK